One genomic segment of Zymoseptoria tritici IPO323 chromosome 5, whole genome shotgun sequence includes these proteins:
- the CHS2 gene encoding chitin synthase, class II (Chitin synthase, Class II), which translates to MPPRDMPVPAYDPYRPSSRASQSPTKVFGTPRGSRDYARPPAVNVPYEPADINGIPRPGTPSSQYGGSPKRPLPPAPLFAAGRPPSINTELEPESTAIPIDGDDDDVFGPPTSDSDVQRPDLTARDSFVSESTSTDRDSYFPNEKDEELYGPAPSGKHERRGARQAQMAKKEVKLINGELILECKIPTILYSFLPRRDDVEFTHMRYTAVTCDPNDFVDRGYKLRQNIGRTTRETELFICVTMYNENELDFTRTMHGVMRNIAHFCSRAKSRTWGKDGWQKIVVAIISDGRAKVHPRTLDALAAMGCYQSGIAKNEVNQREVTAHVYEYTTQVSLDSDLKFKGAEKGIVPCQLIFCLKEKNAKKLNSHRWFFNAFGRALNPNVCILLDVGTRPGDDSLYHLWKAFDRDSNVAGAAGEIKAAKGRAWMQLLNPLVASQNFEYKMSNILDKPLESVFGYITVLPGALSAYRYHALQNDETGHGPLSQYFKGETLHGQEADVFTANMYLAEDRILCWELVAKRNERWVLKYVRKATGETDVPDAVPEFISQRRRWLNGAFFAAVYSLLHFKQIWHTDHTIARKILLHIEFVYQFVQLVFTFFSLGNFYLTFYFIAGSLADKKVDPFGHGIGNFIFIILRYICVLLIMVQFILSMGNRPQGANRMFLASIITFSVIMVYNTFAAIYIVVKQLSTNTDISLGNNVFTNLIVSTLSTVGLYFLMSFLYMDPWHMFTSSAQYFALLPSYICTLQVYAFCNAHDVTWGTKGDNVQQKDLGAAKTSKNGTVELDMPSEQLDIDSGYDEALRNLRDRVEVASPPVAESQQQEDYYRAVRTYVVIVWMVCNAILAMGVSEIYSNKDVGNNFYLKFILWSVACLALFRAMGSTAFLIINGVNSIAEGKMKWSKGSVGSGKSASGRSTGSWTSKISAPSWMSSGGSWVSGKMSSLAPSSIGSSISNR; encoded by the coding sequence ATGCCTCCCCGAGACATGCCCGTTCCGGCTTACGATCCGTACCGACCTTCCTCGCGCGCGTCGCAGTCTCCTACGAAGGTCTTTGGCACGCCACGAGGTTCGAGAGACTATGCACGTCCGCCAGCTGTAAATGTTCCGTACGAGCCAGCAGACATCAATGGCATCCCTCGCCCGGGTACTCCATCTTCACAATACGGCGGCTCGCCAAAgcgacctcttccgccgGCACCGCTTTTCGCAGCTGGTAGGCCACCATCGATCAACACCGAATTGGAACCTGAGTCGACCGCGATACCGATCgacggtgatgatgatgatgttttCGGTCCTCCAACATCAGACTCTGATGTACAACGTCCGGATCTGACGGCCCGCGATAGTTTCGTGTCCGAGTCGACCTCGACAGATCGAGACAGCTACTTCCCGAATGAGAAGGATGAAGAGTTATATGGCCCTGCGCCGTCTGGCAAACATGAACGAAGAGGTGCAAGACAGGCACAGATGGCGAAAAAGGAGGTGAAGCTCATCAATGGAGAGTTGATTCTGGAGTGCAAGATTCCGACAATCCTATACTCTTTCCTGCCGAGACGAGACGATGTCGAGTTCACACATATGCGCTACACGGCGGTGACGTGCGACCCGAACGACTTTGTGGATCGAGGATACAAGCTACGACAGAACATTGGACGGACAACGCGGGAGACTGAACTGTTCATTTGCGTCACGATGTACAACGAGAACGAACTTGACTTTACAAGGACAATGCACGGAGTGATGCGCAATATCGCACATTTCTGCAGTCGTGCAAAATCCCGGACTTGGGGCAAGGACGGATGGCAGAAGATTGTGGTGGCCATCATCTCTGATGGTCGCGCAAAGGTCCATCCTCGAACATTGGATGCTCTGGCGGCGATGGGTTGCTATCAATCTGGAATTGCCAAGAACGAGGTGAATCAAAGGGAGGTGACTGCGCACGTGTACGAATACACGACACAAGTCTCGCTGGACTCCGACCTGAAGTTCAAGGGAGCTGAGAAGGGCATCGTGCCTTGCCAGCTGATCTTTTGCCTGAAGGAGAAAAATGCGAAGAAGCTGAACAGCCATCGCTGGTTCTTCAATGCCTTTGGACGCGCGCTCAATCCGAATGTGTGCATTTTGCTAGATGTGGGAACCCGACCAGGCGACGACTCTCTATACCATCTCTGGAAGGCTTTCGATCGTGACTCGAATGTTGCAGGCGCTGCTGGAGAAATTAAGGCCGCCAAAGGTCGCGCTTGGATGCAATTACTGAATCCGCTCGTGGCCAGCCAGAATTTCGAGTACAAGATGTCAAACATTCTGGACAAGCCACTCGAATCCGTCTTTGGATACATCACGGTGCTGCCCGGTGCCCTGAGTGCATATCGCTACCATGCATTGCAGAACGACGAAACTGGACATGGGCCACTCAGCCAGTACTTCAAGGGCGAGACTCTTCACGGTCAAGAGGCAGATGTCTTCACAGCAAATATGTACCTCGCAGAAGATCGCATTCTCTGCTGGGAGCTAGTTGCAAAACGCAACGAGCGATGGGTGCTCAAGTACGTCCGCAAAGCCACAGGAGAGACCGACGTTCCAGACGCTGTCCCCGAGTTTATCTCTCAACGTCGACGCTGGCTGAATGGAGCCTTTTTCGCGGCGGTCTACTCTCTCCTCCATTTCAAACAGATCTGGCACACGGATCACACTATCGCCAGGAAGATTCTACTCCACATCGAATTCGTCTACCAATTCGTGCAGCTGGTCttcaccttcttctccctcggcAATTTCTACCTCACCTTTTACTTCATCGCTGGCTCGCTTGCGGACAAAAAGGTCGACCCGTTCGGCCATGGCATCGGaaacttcatcttcatcatccttCGATACATCTGTGTCCTGCTCATCATGGTTCAATTCATCCTTTCCATGGGCAATCGACCGCAGGGTGCAAACCGCATGTTCTTGGCCTCCATTATCACCTTCAGCGTGATCATGGTGTACAACACCTTCGCAGCCATATACATCGTCGTCAAACAGCTAAGCACGAATACCGACATCTCCCTCGGTAACAACGTCTTCACCAACCTGATCGTCAGTACTCTGAGTACGGTCGGTTTGTACTTCCTGATGAGCTTTCTCTACATGGACCCTTGGCACATGTTCACCTCCTCTGCACAATACTTCGCGCTACTGCCGTCGTACATCTGCACGCTACAGGTGTATGCTTTCTGCAACGCTCACGACGTGACTTGGGGTACAAAGGGAGATAACGTGCAACAAAAAGATCTGGGAGCAGCCAAGACCTCGAAGAACGGCACAGTTGAACTTGACATGCCATCCGAACAACTCGACATCGACTCTGGCTACGATGAAGCCCTTCGAAACCTCCGCGATCGCGTCGAAGTCGCCTCACCGCCCGTCGCCGAATCGCAACAACAAGAAGACTACTACCGCGCGGTGCGAACCTACGTCGTCATCGTGTGGATGGTCTGCAACGCCATTCTCGCTATGGGTGTCAGCGAAATATACAGCAACAAGGACGTCGGCAACAACTTCTACCTCAAATTCATCCTCTGGTCCGTGGCGTGTCTGGCACTCTTCCGCGCCATGGGAAGTACAGCATTCTTGATCATTAATGGTGTCAACTCAATCGCTGAAGGGAAGATGAAGTGGAGCAAGGGTAGTGTTGGTTCGGGCAAGAGTGCCAGTGGGAGGAGTACTGGTAGTTGGACTTCAAAGATCAGTGCACCGAGTTGGATGAGCAGCGGAGGCAGTTGGGTCAGTGGAAAGATGAGTTCGTTGGCTCCGAGTAGTATAGGAAGCTCGATCTCGAATCGATGA